The Nomia melanderi isolate GNS246 chromosome 7, iyNomMela1, whole genome shotgun sequence genome includes a window with the following:
- the LOC116433107 gene encoding uncharacterized protein LOC116433107 isoform X2 — protein MAGGRSNNKRSGNLDRTHQWLRCHQLYASVTPELPSSETFKKYQLAEENRVIAKSLSNLQNNIWRIFTDSLYCDLNIIHGYNVIRTNQCIVKTRAPHFYEVLQPYFIYTNNHIDCILDKPGIFHHIQGFVRCLYNNTNLIQEEQLLVELILNVTYVSKFVNTPCVNNTSDISERYVDCTKTDCNVTINLRNTRNVKEYAAVDVSPTLSDMADSGLETGSVSPHENTASENSSTDFEELQVTEYASTNEDFDKIRVRCVNNRDQKVVADSDRYDSVNNYNSTCHIRDLVESGLMECASNEHSATCSSVDAEQPQLDSSSSSVENAQKAKVYTDEIFQYENQVLSDPFYESDCGSDENELFEFVDLGNASSVSADVEKESAKEESIEKSQDEKSCHYDYSQVEDAQSEDTKVEASHDVSKQTSSCNTSNYYFIDASTLNDETIVLPSTVTKNQCFDEKPQSHTSRPSEYNTNKSNDLTEDQCYKFTSVKTSNLQMGHERVAEFEREIKLTEHLEPFADARKIRRTDSTSEDKTSIGTETNKESLVVEIKEADSGESAHPSPYPDNNKNMNNDRHIVSRTNNDNDTSINLDNKKEVIEQVNEKDTDFMEDIRRPSLIRRNTFELDSNDEKLSVLRQEYERRQGTLVFQNAIPQYSGHRVDGDSCFIPPDEPEIPISNVLNKFAMDVQMPTATQYHTMPYLPLCNEKYEIDHTSTETNNSLQNDGKSNITYPVTRSASDKMVMDCGAELDNGSNSCSNSLPVTLNCILEKDTKTDTLKKTKCDDTTPIISGGVSTSDYSKPTDSPTVRRKTESTPIVSGGSVIMSEPEVKIKSTRMSSSMTAWVVDMSDCNKNDPKSANNSHVGMSQSFSTSECVKKPIRKISHEKHGSLGFFVNLKDMDSKPVTQQQICPPQKKDQNESGKSYCEFYVDMSHANNALKIKKLETEESTNKPDKFNEANDKKNIFSMFIDLSNPPTNSETTVQQTHRRSFSTFYDKRVEIKSDDTNSSENSTTREDQSINEQKSIREKAKPSVFMYIESDSPVVRRRTLSSSRPAFKRHSWNVDKTQSTNNNNGHIVKEIMFRKEHKRAHSLSVDRGDLKKLQAKPSCSSHSLSDTIKPECAAQKNSKFLKEGNGVLSNMDTSSEDAFEYDTRDTPPNSHVEVINEELRVSVKEHEYTELKTDRTTDNLNTSDVKTYEDEYSETSAWEKTCTESTEGQTRKSETFDISSGSGPSPDSDNHDYELSELLNGEVPNLDRTQTVPAVCNKISETHKSLNETIKKIESEFKDPDYEKPETTYENHNTASKKNDRAMKLNLVATTSNFVRLSDLDKTPIASRTSDTLIVKEDRTAYRMCNSIPETSWIESKLGMSRTNGSVRPLPRKFTSIMSTSLPSKQKSPLEDLTGEYDGEGIISESDLSSMQSSMGRSGAGSTEETETSSLAGGRPYNRLGEDLLRMFLEEINPDVTIDVAGRRIRAHKCILSSRCQYFAAILSGGWIENAGNVISLQGYSYDAVHFALCHIYSGESNIPDSISIVELATLADMLCLEGLKEVIGYTLKVKYCHLFHKPCQICAVGVLECIPLAAAYGLDEVYRKSLRWVTRHFVRIWPCKAFATLPRELMEKCYHQHIVHMSTDNVLQTMMDCDKLLATLPNVRWAEPVFRMVSNLLETSMKFLSDNFSGILGNENFQSLGRELTWNISRLEDNFLAAAEHLPPEQACKSYSKLHKMLASVQVDENQEKMKWGPLFIDFLKKIQSRVEKCLVRDAARAARTTTWLKMDLELRRRIQELACLVILPHETSKRQSRHSNFVKVNNSEPKSSLSRSTTNRNLDLKRVKMVISKHNDKTLKQMVAVQQTKKVINKPKTDPLERKMQDDKPATTETSRPKSWPNKIEVKSRYLEPRNKSVPKETVQPPHQEKVLVHQRRKIMISSSDSSRTSSPAMKRATDKKPLAKIKLPIKKDVKALSSDSLTDPNSSRTNNKKDSLSKSCGITRPESPTFKQKNVEIGLSVDSLAESKNKPVAAKKKTTKMDTSMSTDSLMTEITTTPKSNVSNKLSPTLGKTINKTQAYDKVKKSSPPTQQRSPLTATRRPLRSLESSTAASRSRVAAISAYHGSPSLRRNLLDAAKTPDISSKLINNVSSKPANTRSVAQSVTNHSNLKKEKKEVLPNQQSSESPSKRSSPISSGAYKVSKSAVTNKRTASKASNDDKIKNKCHNGEVAKQPTVGSRSGTFLKDEPTILKKADIKSSQINT, from the exons aatatttacGGACTCCTTGTATTGTGATCTTAACATAATACATGGATATAATGTAATACGAACAAACCAGTGTATTGTTAAAACCAGAGCTCCACATTTTTACGAGGTTCTCCAACCTTATTTTATATACACTAATAATCACATTGATTGCATCCTTGATAAACCAGGAATTTTTCATCATATTCAAGGCTTTGTGAG GTgtttatataacaatacaaatttaatacaaGAGGAACAACTGCTGGTAGAACTTATATTGAACGTTACTTATGTATCAAAATTTGTGAACACTCCTTGCGTTAATAATACTTCTGACATCAGTGAAAg ATATGTGGATTGCACAAAAACAGATTGTAATGTAACAATAAATCTTAGAAATACAAGAAATGTAAAAGAGTATGCTGCAGTGGATGTAAGTCCCACTTTATCCGATATGGCTGATTCTGGTTTAGAAACTGGTTCCGTAAGTCCACATGAAAATACAGCATCTGAAAATTCTAGTACTGATTTTGAAGAATTACAAGTCACCGAATATGCATCTACGAATGAAGATTTTGATAAAATACGTGTTAGATGTGTTAATAACAGAGATCAAAAAGTAGTCGCAGACTCAGACCGTTATGATTCAGTCAATAATTATAACAGTACATGCCATATAAGAGACTTGGTAGAGTCAGGATTGATGGAATGTGCTTCAAATGAACATAGCGCAACATGTTCTTCTGTCGATGCGGAACAACCACAACTAGATTCATCTAGTTCATCTGTGGAAAATGCGCAGAAAGCTAAAGTATACACAGATGAAATTTTTCAGTATGAAAATCAAGTGCTTAGTGATCCATTTTATGAATCTGACTGCGGAAGCGATGAAAACGAGTTGTTTGAATTTGTTGATCTTGGTAATGCATCTTCCGTAAGCGCGGACGTGGAAAAGGAATCAGCTAAAGAAGAGTCCATAGAAAAGTCGCAAGATGAAAAGTCATGTCATTATGATTATTCTCAAGTTGAAGATGCACAGTCGGAAGATACAAAAGTTGAAGCATCTCATGATGTGTCGAAACAAACAAGTTCCTGTAATACaagcaattattattttattgatgcATCAACCTTGAATGATGAAACCATAGTACTACCTTCAACTGTAactaaaaatcaatgtttcgaTGAAAAACCACAATCGCACACTTCCCGTCCTTCtgaatataatacaaacaaatcTAACGACCTTACCGAGGATCAGTGTTACAAATTCACATCTGTCAAAACAAGTAATTTACAAATGGGACATGAAAGGGTAGCAGAAtttgaaagagaaataaaactcACGGAACATCTAGAACCATTTGCAGATGCAAGAAAAATAAGGAGGACCGATTCTACTTCGGAAGATAAAACAAGCATAGGTACAGAAACTAACAAAGAATCTTTAgttgtagaaattaaagaagCAGATAGTGGTGAAAGCGCACATCCATCTCCTTACCctgataataacaaaaatatgaataatgatCGACACATTGTATCGCGGACGAATAACGACAATGACACCTCTATTAACTtagataataaaaaagaagtaaTCGAGCAAGTAAACGAAAAAGATACAGATTTCATGGAAGACATTCGACGACCTTCTCTTATCAGGAGAAATACGTTTGAGTTAGATTCTAATGACGAAAAGTTATCAGTGTTGAGGCAAGAATATGAACGACGACAAGGTACTTTAGTTTTCCAAAATGCTATACCTCAATATTCAGGGCATCGTGTCGATGGTGATTCATGTTTCATCCCACCTGATGAACCTGAGATTCCTATAAGCAATGTACTAAACAAATTTGCTATGGATGTTCAAATGCCAACTGCTACTCAATATCATACAATGCCGTATTTGCCATTGTGCAATGAAAAGTATGAGATTGATCATACGTCAACAGAAACTAATAATTCCCTACAAAATGACGGTAAATCTAATATAACTTATCCAGTAACAAGAAGCGCTAGTGACAAAATGGTAATGGACTGTGGTGCAGAGTTGGATAATGGGTCAAACAGTTGCAGTAACAGTTTACCTGTtacattaaattgtatattagaAAAGGACACTAAGACGGATACATTAAAGAAGACTAAGTGTGACGACACCACGCCTATTATTTCTGGTGGAGTCAGCACTTCGGATTATTCTAAACCTACTGATAGTCCTACTGTGCGTCGGAAAACAGAGTCTACACCAATTGTTTCGGGAGGTTCTGTCATTATGAGTGAACctgaagtaaaaataaaatcaacaagAATGTCTTCTTCCATGACTGCATGGGTAGTTGATATGAGTGATTGTAATAAAAATGACCCCAAATCAGCGAATAATTCGCATGTAGGCATGTCTCAAAGTTTTTCTACTTCAGAATGTGTCAAGAAACCTATAAGAAAAATAAGTCATGAAAAACACGGTAGCTTAGGTTTCTTTGTTAATTTGAAGGATATGGATTCTAAACCCGTTACACAGCAACAGATTTGTCCACCACAGAAAAAAGATCAAAATGAAAGTGGTAAGTCCTATTGTGAATTTTATGTTGACATGTCTCACGCAAATAACGCATTAAAAATTAAGAAGTTAGAAACGGAAGAATCTACTAACAAACCTGACAAGTTTAATGAAGCAAACGACAAGAAGAACATATTCTCTATGTTCATTGATTTAAGCAATCCACCAACGAACTCAGAAACTACTGTACAACAAACGCACAGAAGAAGTTTCTCTACATTTTATGATAAACGCGTGGAAATAAAATCAGATGATACTAATTCTAGCGAGAATAGTACAACTAGAGAAGATCAATCAATCAATGAACAAAAATCTATTCGAGAAAAGGCTAAACCAAGCGTGTTTATGTACATAGAGTCGGATTCACCAGTGGTTAGAAGAAGAACATTGTCATCGTCGAGACCGGCATTCAAACGACATTCTTGGAATGTGGATAAAACGCAAAgtaccaataataataatgggcacattgtaaaagaaattatgttCAGGAAGGAACACAAACGAGCACATAGCCTGTCGGTAGATCGTGGAGACTTAAAGAAATTACAAGCAAAGCCCAGTTGTTCGAGTCATTCTTTAAGTGACACAATAAAACCAGAATGTGCTGctcaaaaaaattctaaatttcttaaagaagGAAACGGAGTCCTGAGTAACATGGATACATCTTCAGAAGATGCATTTGAATATGATACAAGGGACACACCTCCGAATTCTCATGTTGAAGTGATTAATGAAGAACTTCGCGTGAGCGTAAAAGAACATGAGTACACTGAATTGAAAACCGATCGAACTACGGATAATCTTAATACTAGTGATGTTAAAACATACGAAGATGAATATTCAGAAACTTCCGCGTGGGAAAAAACATGTACAGAGAGTACTGAAGGACAAACCCGTAAAAGTGAGACTTTCGATATCAGTAGCGGTAGCGGGCCATCTCCAGATAGTGATAATCATGATTATGAATTATCAGAATTGTTAAACGGTGAAGTGCCAAACTTAGATCGAACACAAACAGTTCCTGctgtatgtaataaaatatctgAGACGCATAAATCtttaaatgaaacaatcaaaaaaattgaaagtgaATTTAAAGATCCAGATTACGAAAAACCAGAAACTACATATGAAAACCATAACACGGCATCAAAGAAAAATGACAGAGCCATGAAACTTAATCTTGTAGCAACAACATCCAACTTTGTTCGATTATCGGATTTGGATAAAACGCCTATTGCTTCTCGTACATCGGATACTTTAATTGTAAAGGAAGACAGAACTGCGTATCGAATGTGTAATAGCATCCCAGAAACTTCTTGGATTGAAAGCAAGTTAGGTATGTCCAGAACAAATGGATCGGTTAGACCACTTCCCAGGAAATTCACATCGATCATGAGCACTTCCTTGCCATCTAAACAAAAATCTCCTCTTGAGGACTTAACAGGAGAATATGATGGTGAAGGTATTATATCAGAATCTGATTTAAGTAGTATGCAGAGTAGCATGGGTCGTTCTGGGGCAG gAAGTACAGAAGAAACTGAAACATCGAGTTTAGCAGGTGGAAGACCATACAATAGATTGGGAGAAGATTTACTAAGAATGTTCTTAGAAGAAATTAATCCAGATGTTACGATTGATGTAGCTGGTCGTCGCATAAGAGCTCACAAATGTATATTAAGTTCTCGTTGTCAATATTTTGCAGCGATTCTTAGCGGGGGGTGGATTGAAAATGCGGGAAATGTTATTTCCTTGCAAGGATACTCTTATGATGCAGTACATTTTGCATTATGTCACATTTATAGTGGGGAAAGTAATATACCAGATTCTATAAGTATAGTAGAATTAGCAACTTTGGCTGATATGCTATGCTTGGAGGGTCTTAAAGAGGTTATAGGATATACGCTTAAAGTTAAATATTGCCATTTGTTTCATAAG CCCTGTCAAATATGCGCCGTAGGTGTACTAGAATGTATACCTTTGGCGGCAGCTTATGGTCTAGATGAGGTATATCGTAAATCTCTTCGTTGGGTCACAAGACACTTCGTACGAATATGGCCATGCAAGGCATTTGCAACTCTTCCAAGAGAATTGATGGAAAAATGTTACCATCAACATATTGTACACATG TCAACGGACAATGTGCTTCAAACTATGATGGATTGTGATAAACTCCTTGCAACCCTGCCAAATGTGCGTTGGGCAGAACCAGTATTTAGAATGGTTTcgaatttattggaaacatCAATGAAGTTTTTATCAGATAATTTCTCGGGAATATtgggaaatgaaaattttcaatcccTTGGTCGAGAATTGACATGGAATATCAGTCGATTAGAAGATAATTTCTTAGCTGCTGCAGAACATTTGCCTCCTGAACAAGCGTGTAAAAGTTAttcgaaattacataaaatgttGGCATCGGTACAAGTAGACGAGAATCAGGAGAAAATGAAATGGGGTCCTTTGTTTATTGATTTTCTGAAGAAAATTCAAAGTCGTGTAGAGAAGTGTTTAGTCAGAGATGCAGCACGAGCAGCGAGGACCACAACATGGTTAAAAATGGATCTAGAACTGCGACGTAGAATACAAGAGTTAGCTTGCCTTGTTATTCTACCTCATGAAACTTCAAAACGTCAATCAAGGCATTCTAACTttgtaaaagtaaataacagt GAACCTAAATCATCGTTGAGTCGCTCAACAACAAATCGCAATTTGGATTTAAAACGTGTGAAAATGGTTATATCGAAACATAATGATAAAACTTTAAAACAAATGGTCGCTGTACAGCAAACAAAAAAGGTAATAAACAAACCTAAAACTGATCCGTTGGAACGTAAGATGCAAGATGATAAACCAGCTACGACGGAAACAAGTAGACCAAAATCTTGGCCCAATAAAATAGAG GTGAAGTCAAGATACTTAGAACCTAGAAATAAGTCTGTTCCCAAAGAAACTGTTCAACCACCACACCAGGAAAAAGTGCTAGTACATCAACGTCGAAAAATAATGATTTCGTCATCGGATTCATCTCGGACATCTAGTCCCGCTATGAAACGCGCTACTGATAAAAAACCATTGGCCAAGATAAAGTTACCTATAAAGAAGGATGTGAAGGCTCTCTCTTCTGATAGCCTAACAGATCCTAATTCGAGTAGAACGAATAATAAGAAGGATTCACTCAGCAAAAGTTGTGGCATTACACGCCCAGAATCGCCAACTTTTAAACAAAAGAATGTCGAGATAGGATTATCTGTGGATTCATTGGCAGAATCAAAAAATAAACCTGTAGCCGCCAAAaagaaaactactaaaatggatACCTCAATGTCTACGGATAGTCTTATGACTGAGATCACAACCACGCCCAAATCAAatgtatcaaataaattatCACCGACTTTAGGGaaaacaattaacaaaacaCAAGCTTATGATAAGGTAAAAAAGAGTTCGCCACCGACTCAGCAAAGAAGTCCGCTGACAGCAACAAGAAGGCCACTTAGATCTTTAGAAAGCTCGACTGCAGCTAGCAGAAGTAGGGTAGCAGCTATAAGCGCTTACCATGGTTCGCCTAGTTTGCGACGAAATCTTCTAGATGCTGCAAAAACACCAGATATTTCAagtaagttaataaataatgtgtcATCCAAACCTGCGAATACACGATCGGTTGCACAGTCCGTAACCAATcattctaatttaaaaaaagaaaagaaagaagtatTGCCAAATCAACAGAGTTCTGAAAGCCCTAGTAAAAGATCTTCCCCAATATCATCTGGCGCTTATAAAGTAAGTAAATCTGCGGTAACCAATAAAAGAACGGCGAGTAAGGCTTCGAACGATgataagattaaaaataaatgccaTAATGGGGAAGTTGCAAAACAACCTACAGTAGGCTCTAGGTCGGGAACTTTTCTAAAAGACGAACCTACGATACTTAAGAAAGCAGATATTAAATCTTCTCAAATCAATACTTAA